From the genome of Bicyclus anynana chromosome 20, ilBicAnyn1.1, whole genome shotgun sequence, one region includes:
- the LOC112058049 gene encoding uncharacterized protein LOC112058049 isoform X1, which translates to MWKSFLLTCMAIPWSIAQNGRSQRPFDNGHGWDIRLAVPGNPGNDYPTLDSIPRTSFTCSGKEPGYYADVETNCQVFRVCTLGSTYGFQSFICPNGTLFNQAVLVCDWWMKVNCKNSRELFKLNDEKFVNLKLGSQFMSDIKKMITHPIRNPYDDTYTKNNLIVMQEYKPPSNQLYNGATLSNFNRNSNNAYFQTNQAQRNTFQNAYSTANLISHTVSTPSTQQYSYIQNQKQSKPYVLPNRSGNTKNISPGLFLNSQPGQVPQPKSLDVIKYSQNTHSVRPTQVYQRSIQKSQNTKLQDKDDVRPTYKAPNQFNSSRISKSKEVEWGIEFSKQQLNRKIKQDKLISDKHTQASFVNIEQLGNRTKQTTVSNETPPAIITKTLAFRRIIKDSENGNPKSRITFKTWIVRPSRNSKLIVEPTPYTYNRPANFLGKIIADISNNNNLNTTSSPKVETETVEDSYVYNVPTAKINDQILSIPKETSEILPSSTSSSEVFTGYSLPTPPPTKPALLYLLPTTFKPSSRLYVPPAVKQNQISRQYLLPVIENSKLVAAASSPRPFLAINNNEPSFFLSKQTHVNTNQNNLAFSDILTKEKLDITVNDIVKDTNNVFDSASPEELQQFKQNINRVDYPIDNYLYSDKDSQSGEKLTLQPPPPLPKSSRLIVAPSIDLEPPIETSSTINQNTNPISNLPYYEESTRPPNTIERTVSLKITIPENIADLLFKNQSTNLEILSTGNSNNWLLSNKVAEDSGSVVPIGKLIWNKNSNISNSQDLVFSLLVDSINAAKDYNNIVQQNIATTQPTPTQSQFQSVKKEDLQRITNDISQLTSSQFSAINNSSKQKLANLRLPPPSVLKSQKTNANSKPGNSYSQNQREQKIQLHQDTQKQREIQTTSHPISGNNEVLDINSDNLYSGQLYQLPVPVVSKQIYNSLFPGTYKSSNNAIQSNLLRNSISVNDKIIDKSNADYELIQSHSIDQNSLQSSDANPRGSGRETDQGSTANAFIDALELPKNGITAQLQDNIVGTLPHPLDDDKLIKYKKDQTYYIYTHLNNDDDLNTNNQIQNVIRNNLANTEFTQNNQLSRLSAYELIPSLGYKLDDEREKQRLLNAFQINGYGKPKQVSSNENTNLIRRQDVISDVDFTVNHPKSSQINKPAFLYDGPNSYSAPQKSVGYLGSYQNNIQSITNFNSKIEKFDTDEDKNYGYPKISPVKRFLF; encoded by the exons CTTGCATGGCAATACCTTGGAGCATAGCTCAGAACGGCAGAAGTCAACGACCGTTTGACAATGGCCACGGCTGGGACATTCGGCTGGCAGTTCCTGGCAACCCGGGGAACGACTACCCCACCCTGGACTCTATACCTCGAACGTCCTTCACATGCTCTGGCAAAGAACCAG GATATTACGCGGATGTTGAAACCAACTGCCAAGTGTTTAGAGTATGTACCCTTGGATCGACATATGGCTTCCAATCGTTCATATGTCCAAATGGAACCTTGTTTAACCAAGCTGTACTAGTATGCGACTGGTGGATGAAAGTCAACTGTAAAAATTCTAGAGAActctttaaattaaatgatgagaaatttgttaatttaaaattgggATCACAATTCATGTCTGACATCAAGAAAATGATAACGCACCCCATAAGAAATCCTTATGACGACACGTATACtaaaaataacttgatagtaatgcAGGAATATAAACCGCCATCGAACCAACTGTATAATGGAGCTACATTGAGTAATTTCAATAGAAATTCAAACAACGCCTATTTTCAAACAAATCAGGCTCAAAGAAATACCTTCCAAAACGCATATTCAACAGcaaatttaatatcacataCAGTATCTACACCTAGCACACAACAATATTCTTACATTCAGAATCAGAAACAAAGTAAACCTTACGTGCTACCTAACCGATCAGGAAATACAAAGAATATAAGCCCTGGTTTGTTTTTAAACAGTCAACCAGGACAAGTACCTCAACCAAAGAGTCTTGATGTGATTAAGTATAGTCAAAATACACACTCAGTTAGACCCACTCAAGTGTATCAAAGAAGTATACAAAAATCACAGAATACAAAGCTACAAGATAAAGATGATGTTAGACCAACATATAAAGCACCAAATCAATTTAATAGCAGTCGAATAAGCAAAAGCAAAGAAGTAGAATGGGGTATTGAATTTTCTAAACAACAATTAAATCGAAAGATTAAACAAGACAAATTGATTTCCGATAAACATACTCAAGctagttttgtaaatattgaacaGTTAGGAAATAGAACAAAACAAACTACGGTAAGTAATGAAACACCACCAGCAATTATAACTAAAACTTTAGCATTTCGTAGAATCATCAAAGATTCTGAAAATGGTAATCCTAAATCCAGAATTACATTCAAAACATGGATAGTCAGGCCTTCTAGAAACTCTAAATTAATAGTGGAACCAACGCCTTATACATACAACAGACCTGCAAATTTTTTGGGAAAAATTATTGCtgatatttcaaataataataatcttaatacaACATCATCACCTAAGGTTGAAACAGAAACTGTTGAAGATTCATATGTATACAATGTTCCAACAGCTAAAATAAATGATCAAATTCTCTCAATTCCCAAAGAAACTTCAGAGATTCTTCCATCATCAACGTCTTCATCTGAAGTATTTACGGGCTATTCACTCCCTACTCCTCCACCAACAAAACCCGcgctattatatttattacctacaACTTTCAAGCCATCTTCTCGTCTTTATGTTCCACCTGCCGTAAAACAAAACCAAATATCTCGACAATATTTATTACCAGTTATTGAAAATAGTAAATTAGTGGCAGCAGCTAGTAGCCCTCGACCATTTTTAGCTATCAATAACAATGAACCTTCATTTTTCCTTAGCAAACAAACTCATGTTAATactaatcaaaataatttagcCTTTTCTGATATTTTGACCAAAGAAAAATTAGACATAACAGTAAATGATATAGTCAAGGATACAAATAATGTATTTGACTCCGCATCTCCTGAAGAACTTCAACAATTCAAACAGAATATAAATAGAGTTGACTATCCTATTGATAACTATTTGTATTCAGACAAAGATTCTCAAAGTGGTGAAAAACTAACGTTACAACCACCACCACCACTGCCAAAGAGTTCTAGGCTTATTGTAGCTCCATCAATTGATTTAGAACCTCCCATTGAAACCAGTAGTACTATTAATCAAAATACCAATCCAATTTCAAATTTGCCCTACTATGAAGAATCTACTCGACCTCCAAATACTATTGAAAGAACTGTCTCTTTGAAAATAACTATTCCAGAAAATATTGCtgatttgttgtttaaaaatcaaagcactaatttagaaattttaagTACAGGTAATAGTAATAATTGGTTACTTTCTAATAAGGTAGCTGAAGATAGTGGTAGTGTTGTTCCAATAGGTAAAttaatttggaataaaaattctaatattTCTAATTCACAGGATTTGGTGTTTTCGTTACTAGTAGACTCTATTAACGCTGCAAAAGACTATAATAACATAGTACAACAGAACATAGCCACCACACAGCCTACACCTACACAATCACAGTTCCAAAGTGTGAAAAAAGAAGATTTACAACGAATAACGAATGACATATCGCAGTTAACATCTTCACAATTTTCAGCAATAAATAATTCTTCTAAGCAGAAATTAGCTAACCTAAGATTGCCACCTCCATCAGTATTGAAATCACAGAAAACAAACGCAAATTCAAAACCTGGTAACAGTTATTCTCAAAATCAACGTGAACAGAAGATACAATTACATCAGGACACTCAGAAACAGAGAGAAATTCAAACAACATCTCATCCGATATCTGGGAATAACGAGGTTTTAGACATAAATTCTGATAATTTATACAGTGGGCAGCTATATCAGCTGCCAGTACCAGTAGTAAGTAAGCAAATATACAACTCGCTCTTCCCAGGTACTTACAAATCATCTAATAACGCTATTCAATCAAATCTTCTAAGAAATAGTATTTCAGTTAACGATAAGATTATTGATAAATCTAACGCAGATTATGAGCTTATTCAATCTCATTCTATTGACCAAAATAGCTTGCAGTCTAGTGATGCCAATCCAAGAGGATCAGGAAGAGAAACAGATCAAGGAAGTACAGCAAATGCGTTTATCGATGCTCTGGAACTTCCCAAAAATGGAATCACTGCTCAGTTACAAGACAACATCGTTGGTACATTACCACACCCGCTAGATGACGACAAATTGATAAAGTATAAAAAGGATCAAACATATTACATCTACACACATTTGAACAACGATGATGATTtaaatacaaacaatcaaattcaaaatgtaaTTCGAAACAATCTGGCAAATACAGAATTCACTCAAAATAATCAGCTATCTCGTCTTTCGGCGTATGAACTAATTCCATCACTTGGTTACAAATTGGATGATGAAAGAGAAAAACAAAGACTTTTAAATGCTTTTCAGATTAACGGCTATGGCAAACCTAAACAGGTATCATCAAATGAAAACACAAATCTGATTCGTCGTCAAGATGTCATTTCTGACGTAGACTTTACGGTGAATCACCCGAAATCGTCCCAAATCAACAAACCAGCTTTTCTATACGATGGGCCAAATTCATATTCCGCACCCCAGAAATCAGTAGGTTACCTTGGGtcatatcaaaataatatacagAGTATTACGaatttcaattcaaaaattgaaaaatttgacACAGATGAAGATAAAAATTACGGATATCCAAAAATTAGTCCTGTAAAACGATTTTTGTtctag
- the LOC112058049 gene encoding uncharacterized protein LOC112058049 isoform X2 — protein sequence MWKSFLLTCMAIPWSIAQNGRSQRPFDNGHGWDIRLAVPGNPGNDYPTLDSIPRTSFTCSGKEPGYYADVETNCQVFRVCTLGSTYGFQSFICPNGTLFNQAVLVCDWWMKVNCKNSRELFKLNDEKFVNLKLGSQFMSDIKKMITHPIRNPYDDTYTKNNLIVMQEYKPPSNQLYNGATLSNFNRNSNNAYFQTNQAQRNTFQNAYSTANLISHTVSTPSTQQYSYIQNQKQSKPYVLPNRSGNTKNISPGLFLNSQPGQVPQPKSLDVIKYSQNTHSVRPTQVYQRSIQKSQNTKLQDKDDVRPTYKAPNQFNSSRISKSKEVEWGIEFSKQQLNRKIKQDKLISDKHTQASFVNIEQLGNRTKQTTDLVFSLLVDSINAAKDYNNIVQQNIATTQPTPTQSQFQSVKKEDLQRITNDISQLTSSQFSAINNSSKQKLANLRLPPPSVLKSQKTNANSKPGNSYSQNQREQKIQLHQDTQKQREIQTTSHPISGNNEVLDINSDNLYSGQLYQLPVPVVSKQIYNSLFPGTYKSSNNAIQSNLLRNSISVNDKIIDKSNADYELIQSHSIDQNSLQSSDANPRGSGRETDQGSTANAFIDALELPKNGITAQLQDNIVGTLPHPLDDDKLIKYKKDQTYYIYTHLNNDDDLNTNNQIQNVIRNNLANTEFTQNNQLSRLSAYELIPSLGYKLDDEREKQRLLNAFQINGYGKPKQVSSNENTNLIRRQDVISDVDFTVNHPKSSQINKPAFLYDGPNSYSAPQKSVGYLGSYQNNIQSITNFNSKIEKFDTDEDKNYGYPKISPVKRFLF from the exons CTTGCATGGCAATACCTTGGAGCATAGCTCAGAACGGCAGAAGTCAACGACCGTTTGACAATGGCCACGGCTGGGACATTCGGCTGGCAGTTCCTGGCAACCCGGGGAACGACTACCCCACCCTGGACTCTATACCTCGAACGTCCTTCACATGCTCTGGCAAAGAACCAG GATATTACGCGGATGTTGAAACCAACTGCCAAGTGTTTAGAGTATGTACCCTTGGATCGACATATGGCTTCCAATCGTTCATATGTCCAAATGGAACCTTGTTTAACCAAGCTGTACTAGTATGCGACTGGTGGATGAAAGTCAACTGTAAAAATTCTAGAGAActctttaaattaaatgatgagaaatttgttaatttaaaattgggATCACAATTCATGTCTGACATCAAGAAAATGATAACGCACCCCATAAGAAATCCTTATGACGACACGTATACtaaaaataacttgatagtaatgcAGGAATATAAACCGCCATCGAACCAACTGTATAATGGAGCTACATTGAGTAATTTCAATAGAAATTCAAACAACGCCTATTTTCAAACAAATCAGGCTCAAAGAAATACCTTCCAAAACGCATATTCAACAGcaaatttaatatcacataCAGTATCTACACCTAGCACACAACAATATTCTTACATTCAGAATCAGAAACAAAGTAAACCTTACGTGCTACCTAACCGATCAGGAAATACAAAGAATATAAGCCCTGGTTTGTTTTTAAACAGTCAACCAGGACAAGTACCTCAACCAAAGAGTCTTGATGTGATTAAGTATAGTCAAAATACACACTCAGTTAGACCCACTCAAGTGTATCAAAGAAGTATACAAAAATCACAGAATACAAAGCTACAAGATAAAGATGATGTTAGACCAACATATAAAGCACCAAATCAATTTAATAGCAGTCGAATAAGCAAAAGCAAAGAAGTAGAATGGGGTATTGAATTTTCTAAACAACAATTAAATCGAAAGATTAAACAAGACAAATTGATTTCCGATAAACATACTCAAGctagttttgtaaatattgaacaGTTAGGAAATAGAACAAAACAAACTACG GATTTGGTGTTTTCGTTACTAGTAGACTCTATTAACGCTGCAAAAGACTATAATAACATAGTACAACAGAACATAGCCACCACACAGCCTACACCTACACAATCACAGTTCCAAAGTGTGAAAAAAGAAGATTTACAACGAATAACGAATGACATATCGCAGTTAACATCTTCACAATTTTCAGCAATAAATAATTCTTCTAAGCAGAAATTAGCTAACCTAAGATTGCCACCTCCATCAGTATTGAAATCACAGAAAACAAACGCAAATTCAAAACCTGGTAACAGTTATTCTCAAAATCAACGTGAACAGAAGATACAATTACATCAGGACACTCAGAAACAGAGAGAAATTCAAACAACATCTCATCCGATATCTGGGAATAACGAGGTTTTAGACATAAATTCTGATAATTTATACAGTGGGCAGCTATATCAGCTGCCAGTACCAGTAGTAAGTAAGCAAATATACAACTCGCTCTTCCCAGGTACTTACAAATCATCTAATAACGCTATTCAATCAAATCTTCTAAGAAATAGTATTTCAGTTAACGATAAGATTATTGATAAATCTAACGCAGATTATGAGCTTATTCAATCTCATTCTATTGACCAAAATAGCTTGCAGTCTAGTGATGCCAATCCAAGAGGATCAGGAAGAGAAACAGATCAAGGAAGTACAGCAAATGCGTTTATCGATGCTCTGGAACTTCCCAAAAATGGAATCACTGCTCAGTTACAAGACAACATCGTTGGTACATTACCACACCCGCTAGATGACGACAAATTGATAAAGTATAAAAAGGATCAAACATATTACATCTACACACATTTGAACAACGATGATGATTtaaatacaaacaatcaaattcaaaatgtaaTTCGAAACAATCTGGCAAATACAGAATTCACTCAAAATAATCAGCTATCTCGTCTTTCGGCGTATGAACTAATTCCATCACTTGGTTACAAATTGGATGATGAAAGAGAAAAACAAAGACTTTTAAATGCTTTTCAGATTAACGGCTATGGCAAACCTAAACAGGTATCATCAAATGAAAACACAAATCTGATTCGTCGTCAAGATGTCATTTCTGACGTAGACTTTACGGTGAATCACCCGAAATCGTCCCAAATCAACAAACCAGCTTTTCTATACGATGGGCCAAATTCATATTCCGCACCCCAGAAATCAGTAGGTTACCTTGGGtcatatcaaaataatatacagAGTATTACGaatttcaattcaaaaattgaaaaatttgacACAGATGAAGATAAAAATTACGGATATCCAAAAATTAGTCCTGTAAAACGATTTTTGTtctag